The following nucleotide sequence is from Mesotoga infera.
GACACTTCAAGAGGAATAATAACAGCTGGTGCTCCCTACCTATCGCTTCTAGATGTCATCGGCTCGACGGATTCCCGGCCCGACATCCTCAAATTAGGAATTGTTCACCCACTTCCAGAAAGGGAAATTGTCGATTTTCTCTCTTCTCACGAAGAGGTCAAAATACTTGAAGAGCTTGACAATATAATCGAGAAAGAAGCCAAAGCCCTCGCCTATGACAACAAGCTGAAGACCAAAATCATCGGTAAGCTGGACCTTGAAGATTGGATCTGAGAATACACTCCTGATAAGGTTGAAGAAGTCCTGTCAAAAACCTGGCGAGATCTTGTTGAACCTTCCAAACCAAAAATTGAAGGAGTTGAACTGGCGCCAAGACCGGCACAGATGTGCCCGGGTTGCGGCCACAGATCGGCATTCCATTCAATAAAGAAGGCACTGAAAGACTCTGACATCACAGTGGCAGATATCGGATGTCACACACTTGGTTACCTGGAACCTTACAGAATGGGCCAAGTGCTACTCTGCATGGGTCATTCAAGCGGCACGGCTTCCGGTCTTTCCCTGTTCAACAACTCCAGAAGAGTTGTGGCTTTTCTCGGAGATTCAACTTTCTTCCACACAGGATTGCCGGGCATAATCAACGCCGTTTTCAACAAGCACAATTTCACGCTGATAATTATGGAGAATGGCACAACAGCCATGACGGGCCATCAAGATCATCCGGCTGTCGGTCGCAATTTTAGAGAAGTGACTCAGAAAGTCCCTGTAAGACAGGTTCTGGAGGGGCTTGGAGTAGAGAATATTCGGGAAGTCGATACTTACAACCAGTCAAAGTTAACTCAATACGTTGAAGAAGCTCTTGAAGAAGAGGGATTCAAAGTGATCATTGCAAAGCATCCCTGTATGCTGAAGTTTACAAGGGAACTTCGGAGAAAGGGCCGACCTCTTCCGAACCCTGTCCGGGTAAGCGAGAAATGCAATCGAAAATACGTTTGCGTCAGTAACTTCGCATGCCCCAGCTACCAGATAACCGACGATGGCTCAATATGGGTTCAAAAAGATCTCTGCATCGGAGACAGATCGTGTATTCAGACGTGCCCTTCAGAAGCAATTGTCCCCGATGACAAGTGAAGGATGTGAGAGGATGGAGAAATTTGACATTTACATCACTGGAGTTGGTGGTCAGGGAATAGGATTGCTTAGCGAGGCATTGCTTAGAGCAGTTGATCACTCCGGACAAAGAGCTATAGGTGCCGATACCCATGGATTGGCACAGAGAGGTGGAATGGTTTCCTCTCACCTCAGAATCGGGAGTGGCGTTAACTCCGTTCTGATCATGAAGCATACTGCCGACATGGTAATAGCCCTTGAACGTCATGAGGCTCTTCGGGGTATGGTGAATTACTTGAAAGAAAAAGGAACTCTTGTATACTATGACACCGTCTGGCAGCCATTGGATGTGAGACTGAGAAAAGCTAGGGAGATCAAGAACGAGGATATCGAAAGAGAATCCGGCAAGAGAGACGTAAGGGTGATTCGGGAACTTGAAGAGGATTTGAAGGATGCTCGAATGCAAAATGTGGTGTTAATGGGAAGAATAGCCTGCGATGGTCTTATTCCCGGAGTTTCCGTTGATCACTACGAACGTTCTCTCTCGGACCTTATGGATGGAGATCTTCTGACGAAGAACCTTAAGCTTTTCAGAAGACTTTCTGGACGAGCGTAATTGAATATGGTTTTCGATGCTGCAGTAATCGGAGCCGTTGGAATCGACACAAACGTCTATCTATCCGGAAACGAGGTTGATTTCTCGGTAGAAACGAGTTTCGGGGAGAATCTAGACTGTATTGGGCAAGCCGGAGGATATTCATCACAAAGTCTCAGAAGACTCGGCCACAAAGTCTGTTTCATAGGTTTTGTGGGGAAAGACTATTATGGAGAACACATCCGGGAGGTCCTCTTCGATCAGGGTATCGATACCTCTCTGTTGGGAATCGATCCGCTGGGAACAAAGAGAAGCGTAAATCTTATGTACAGGGACGGGGGACGAAAGAATTTCTATGACGGAAAGGGATCTATGATCCTTGAAGTCGACACAGAAGCCGTTGTATCCTATCTCTCTGGAACAAAGCTGGCTCACATCAACATCGTCAACTGGACCAGAGATCTCCTTAGGCCTCTAAAGAAGGCCGGGCTCACTCTGTCGATAGATATTCAAGACGTCATCGATCCAGACGATTCCTACAGAGAAGATTACGTTAGAGAGGCCGATGTACTGTTTTTTTCTTCAACAAACTTTAGCGACCCCTCCTTCCTAATCAAAAAATACCTCGGGATTCGAAGCGATAGAATCGTGATCTGTGGATTGGGAAGTAAAGGCTGTGTGGTGGGTAATGAGAAAGGAATCGAACATTTCGATCCTATTGAACTGGCCGAGCCAGTCGTTGACACAAATGGCGCAGGCGACAGTCTCGCAGCAGGGTTCCTGTCCAGTTATTTTCTCGAAGGGTATTCTATGAAAGAAGCTGTTTTAAGAGGTCAGATAGCGGCCCGGTATTGTTGCACAAAGAAAGGGGTATCTTCGGAACTGATAACAAAGGATCATCTTGATCTGCTTTTCGAAGAAAAAAGCAAAGCTTCGGAGCAATCGACGTGAATGCGCGGCAAAGATCTGTATCATATGACAAAATGCCGGCTTAGCGCCGGCATTCTTTGACTCTATTCAGGTCTTACATCTGGAAAAATCAGAACATCCCTGCTGGGAGAGCTCTCGAAGAGAACCTCATTTGTTGTGTAATCAAGTACGACTACCCGGTGCAGACCTTCAAGATCTGTCTCGGTGAAGTATATGAAACTTCCTTCTATCTTCAAAGAAGGCACCGGAGCATCCATAAACAAAGCCCTGTCGGAGACTATTTTGTCTTCGCCCGTATTAGGATCAAAAACGTGGAGTGAATCGTATGAGAAATCCATGTACTCTTCAGGGTATTCGAAGTAGATGATCTTGTC
It contains:
- a CDS encoding pyruvate ferredoxin oxidoreductase, whose translation is MEKFDIYITGVGGQGIGLLSEALLRAVDHSGQRAIGADTHGLAQRGGMVSSHLRIGSGVNSVLIMKHTADMVIALERHEALRGMVNYLKEKGTLVYYDTVWQPLDVRLRKAREIKNEDIERESGKRDVRVIRELEEDLKDARMQNVVLMGRIACDGLIPGVSVDHYERSLSDLMDGDLLTKNLKLFRRLSGRA
- a CDS encoding carbohydrate kinase family protein; the encoded protein is MVFDAAVIGAVGIDTNVYLSGNEVDFSVETSFGENLDCIGQAGGYSSQSLRRLGHKVCFIGFVGKDYYGEHIREVLFDQGIDTSLLGIDPLGTKRSVNLMYRDGGRKNFYDGKGSMILEVDTEAVVSYLSGTKLAHINIVNWTRDLLRPLKKAGLTLSIDIQDVIDPDDSYREDYVREADVLFFSSTNFSDPSFLIKKYLGIRSDRIVICGLGSKGCVVGNEKGIEHFDPIELAEPVVDTNGAGDSLAAGFLSSYFLEGYSMKEAVLRGQIAARYCCTKKGVSSELITKDHLDLLFEEKSKASEQST